A part of Streptococcus porcinus genomic DNA contains:
- a CDS encoding TrlF family AAA-like ATPase translates to MINRGSEYKKWDLHIHSPFTILNNNFEKIEDGSPDIDKFIKKIKDEKIDVIGLTNYFNFTENDFELKRKLERFGVVTFLNLEVRLSNINKEDQLFDYHVIFDPLLDDQIIKNLLGQLKANIGSTEKSFNTLTYNEVEKLANVSFNDLIKVLSSDKELNGRYLKGFLSRGHGSATSDKDSKNQAVYENICVNSDFIIHSSCNDPKTCSDKKCKHNNLKKDREFWLGSKYVRPLLQSSDAHSIEKIGKKYSWIKSDLTFEGLKQIKYEPEFRICLDKEKPSLKKDELVIDYIEYKGKKLFLSENLNSIIGGRSTGKSTLLNSIAKKLGNTVDVGNYYFEDIDNFKVYWRDGKEDDSRKIHYIPQEYMFSLAKDNEKLKSLVGEIIQSKGIDFQLRNYEMKCSNLQREIKNLIHGFKENMRFQEELISPEAEKGLTEARIEAYENKKKELLEFDSFKDDERVLVEEKRKLLDHLIKENKNLDDDLNIVNNLQLSDTNFIIENFLNPSNDLQTKINSIIEDIKNLIADKFSSELFVLKNKLNRKLIENTKIIQELENDSLIQKYNKYLEKNFEILKLEELIKLEYHILSEINAFENKKQQLVQEEKDIKKEIIDKYKEYTKYREDLQNSFKINEEDDLTISIKFSLCDLYAEFDYINGRGNSKQLFIENMYSDFDSVVDSIFDDNSLVFNGNKNHFSHLEYFLNKNFYHYHFDIEYQNDKFDQMSPGKKSFIVLKLILDYSESKIPVLIDQPEDSLDNRAIYSELTTYIKKTKLNRQIILVTHNPNIVVTGDCENIIVANKDSNNSQNENGLTFDYINGSLESSIRKPESNYILQKFSIKEHVCDILEGGQTAFLKRENKYNIHQRVLR, encoded by the coding sequence GTGATAAATAGAGGTTCAGAATATAAAAAATGGGATTTACATATACATTCCCCATTTACAATTTTAAATAATAATTTTGAAAAAATTGAAGATGGATCGCCAGATATTGATAAATTTATCAAAAAAATAAAAGATGAAAAAATAGATGTAATAGGATTAACGAACTATTTCAATTTTACAGAAAATGATTTTGAACTAAAACGGAAATTAGAAAGATTTGGAGTAGTTACTTTCTTAAACCTTGAAGTTAGACTTTCTAACATAAATAAAGAAGATCAATTATTTGATTATCATGTTATATTTGATCCATTATTAGATGATCAAATAATAAAAAATCTATTAGGGCAATTAAAAGCAAATATAGGAAGCACTGAAAAATCATTTAATACACTTACATATAATGAAGTTGAAAAACTGGCTAATGTTTCATTTAATGATTTGATAAAAGTATTGAGTAGTGATAAAGAACTAAATGGTAGATATCTAAAAGGTTTTCTTTCGAGGGGACATGGTAGTGCAACTAGTGATAAGGATTCTAAAAATCAGGCAGTTTATGAAAATATTTGTGTAAATTCTGACTTTATTATACATTCCAGCTGTAATGATCCGAAAACCTGTTCAGATAAGAAATGTAAACATAATAATCTCAAGAAAGATAGAGAATTTTGGCTCGGGAGTAAGTATGTAAGACCACTTTTACAGTCTTCGGATGCACATTCTATAGAAAAAATCGGAAAAAAATATTCTTGGATAAAATCTGATTTAACTTTTGAAGGATTAAAGCAGATAAAGTATGAACCAGAATTTCGAATTTGTTTAGACAAAGAAAAACCATCATTAAAAAAAGATGAACTTGTAATTGACTATATAGAATATAAAGGTAAAAAATTATTTTTATCTGAAAATTTAAATTCAATCATTGGTGGCCGATCAACTGGAAAATCAACTTTATTAAATTCTATTGCTAAAAAACTTGGAAATACAGTAGATGTTGGTAATTATTATTTTGAAGATATTGATAATTTTAAAGTCTATTGGAGAGATGGTAAAGAAGATGATTCACGAAAAATACATTATATTCCTCAAGAATATATGTTTTCTTTAGCAAAAGATAATGAGAAGTTAAAATCATTAGTTGGGGAAATAATTCAATCGAAAGGAATTGATTTCCAACTTAGAAACTATGAAATGAAATGTAGTAATTTACAACGAGAAATAAAGAATCTGATTCATGGCTTCAAAGAAAATATGAGATTTCAAGAAGAATTAATTTCACCAGAAGCAGAAAAAGGACTCACTGAAGCCAGAATTGAAGCTTATGAAAATAAAAAGAAAGAACTGTTAGAATTCGATTCTTTTAAAGACGATGAAAGGGTTTTAGTAGAAGAAAAAAGAAAACTTTTAGATCATCTAATTAAAGAAAATAAAAATCTCGATGATGATTTAAACATCGTTAATAATTTACAACTTTCAGATACTAATTTCATTATTGAAAATTTTTTGAACCCGTCAAATGATTTGCAAACAAAAATTAATAGTATTATTGAAGATATCAAAAATTTAATTGCAGATAAATTTAGTTCAGAATTATTTGTTTTAAAAAATAAATTAAATCGAAAATTAATTGAAAATACAAAAATAATTCAGGAATTAGAAAACGATTCATTAATTCAAAAATATAATAAATATCTTGAAAAAAATTTTGAGATATTAAAGCTTGAAGAATTGATAAAATTAGAGTATCACATATTGTCAGAAATAAATGCATTTGAAAATAAAAAACAACAATTAGTCCAAGAGGAAAAAGATATTAAAAAAGAAATTATTGATAAGTATAAGGAATATACAAAATATAGAGAAGATTTACAAAATTCTTTCAAAATAAATGAAGAAGATGATTTAACCATTTCAATTAAATTTTCTTTGTGTGATCTATATGCTGAGTTTGACTACATCAATGGAAGAGGAAATTCGAAACAGTTATTTATTGAAAACATGTATTCTGATTTTGATTCTGTAGTTGATAGCATTTTTGATGATAATTCATTGGTTTTTAACGGTAATAAAAATCATTTTTCGCATCTAGAGTATTTTTTAAATAAAAATTTTTATCATTATCATTTTGATATAGAATATCAAAATGATAAATTCGATCAAATGTCACCAGGTAAGAAGTCTTTTATTGTGTTAAAATTGATTCTTGATTATTCAGAAAGTAAAATTCCAGTATTAATTGATCAACCAGAGGATAGTTTAGATAATCGTGCTATTTATAGTGAGTTGACAACATATATAAAGAAAACAAAATTGAATCGACAAATAATTCTTGTAACACATAATCCAAATATTGTTGTGACAGGTGACTGTGAAAACATTATTGTTGCAAATAAGGATTCCAATAATTCGCAAAATGAAAATGGATTAACATTTGATTATATTAATGGATCCTTGGAAAGTTCAATTAGAAAACCTGAAAGTAATTATATATTACAAAAATTCAGCATTAAAGAACATGTTTGTGATATTTTAGAAGGTGGTCAAACAGCTTTTCTCAAGCGCGAAAACAAATACAATATACATCAAAGGGTTTTGAGATAA
- a CDS encoding MBL fold metallo-hydrolase: MSKIKSLKYFECGYCVNQESMIFKGVPKKEVLFPAGVFLINHEDLGYILYDTGYAVDVASSKKLKYLLYRLPNPIHLKREDCIDRQLEKLDIKVSHINHIIISHLHPDHIGCLKLFPNADFYLSRKAYQCYLKPKFRELIFQEYFPEDFDKRLQVLDFPTDSSLLPGQKCLDFLMDASIMAYSLDGHAKGQLCLHLPEKKLFLAADTVWRTDMLDKIDRMRTIPRLIQSDFKAYQNSIELLKDIQKQGIEVLVSHEDPQNIRRILHE; this comes from the coding sequence ATGTCAAAAATCAAAAGTCTTAAGTATTTTGAATGTGGCTACTGTGTTAATCAGGAGAGCATGATTTTTAAAGGGGTGCCCAAAAAAGAAGTGCTCTTTCCGGCGGGTGTTTTTCTGATTAATCATGAGGACTTAGGCTATATTCTTTATGATACCGGCTACGCTGTCGATGTCGCTTCAAGTAAAAAACTCAAATATCTCTTATATCGTCTCCCTAATCCCATTCATCTGAAAAGGGAAGATTGTATTGATAGACAATTAGAAAAGCTAGATATTAAAGTCAGTCACATTAATCATATCATTATTTCACACCTGCACCCTGATCATATTGGATGCTTGAAACTTTTTCCAAATGCTGACTTCTATCTGAGTCGAAAGGCTTATCAATGCTACTTAAAACCTAAGTTTCGCGAACTGATTTTTCAGGAATACTTTCCAGAAGATTTTGATAAACGTCTGCAAGTCTTAGATTTTCCGACAGATTCTAGTCTCTTGCCAGGGCAAAAGTGCTTAGATTTTCTTATGGATGCTTCCATCATGGCTTATTCTCTGGATGGTCATGCAAAAGGGCAACTCTGTTTGCATTTACCGGAGAAAAAGCTCTTTTTAGCAGCCGATACAGTTTGGCGGACCGATATGTTGGATAAGATTGACCGCATGCGAACCATTCCCAGACTGATTCAGTCCGATTTCAAGGCCTATCAAAACAGTATTGAACTTCTAAAAGACATTCAAAAACAAGGCATTGAAGTCTTGGTCAGCCATGAGGACCCTCAAAATATTCGGAGGATTTTGCATGAATAG
- a CDS encoding 3-oxoacyl-[acyl-carrier-protein] synthase III C-terminal domain-containing protein, whose amino-acid sequence MRKVSIKGYGTALPADSITFGDQRRFRVANSKEQLPLAVEACQKALANAKLLISDIDCIVSASAVGIQPIPCTAALIHEQIALGTDIPALDINSTCTSFITALDTISYLIEAGRYQRVLIVSSEVGSQGLNPDQIESYELFGDGAAAFIIEKSQEDKGIIDAIQATWSEGAHDTEIRGGLTSLPPQYFVAEKASDYQFDMKGRRILSLSAKKIPALMTKLLTKNQMTTADIDFAIPHQASKALPLIIKKMGLRQDQYLDIVKDYGNMVSVSVPFALAYALDNQMIHPGQTIALMGTAAGLTANIMLLKV is encoded by the coding sequence ATGAGAAAAGTATCGATTAAAGGTTACGGGACTGCCCTACCAGCAGACAGCATCACCTTCGGTGACCAACGCCGTTTCCGTGTGGCCAATAGCAAGGAGCAGTTGCCCCTAGCCGTTGAAGCCTGCCAAAAAGCCTTAGCCAATGCCAAACTCTTGATATCTGATATTGATTGTATTGTCTCAGCTAGCGCTGTCGGCATTCAGCCTATTCCCTGCACCGCAGCTTTGATTCACGAACAAATTGCCCTGGGCACAGATATCCCAGCATTGGATATTAATTCTACCTGCACCAGCTTTATCACCGCCCTGGATACCATCTCCTACTTGATTGAAGCAGGGCGCTACCAGCGCGTGCTGATTGTCTCCAGTGAAGTTGGCTCCCAAGGGCTGAACCCAGACCAAATAGAGTCTTATGAGCTCTTTGGAGATGGCGCGGCAGCTTTCATCATCGAAAAAAGCCAAGAAGACAAAGGCATCATCGATGCTATCCAAGCCACCTGGTCCGAAGGGGCACATGACACGGAAATCCGAGGCGGATTGACCAGCCTCCCACCCCAATATTTCGTGGCTGAAAAAGCCAGCGACTACCAATTTGACATGAAAGGACGCCGCATCCTGTCCCTATCAGCCAAGAAAATCCCGGCCCTAATGACCAAACTGCTGACCAAAAACCAGATGACCACAGCCGACATCGACTTCGCCATCCCCCACCAAGCCAGCAAGGCCCTACCACTCATCATAAAAAAAATGGGACTGCGCCAAGACCAATACCTCGACATCGTCAAAGACTACGGCAACATGGTTTCCGTCTCAGTCCCCTTCGCCCTAGCCTACGCCCTAGACAATCAAATGATCCACCCCGGCCAAACCATCGCCCTCATGGGCACCGCAGCAGGATTGACAGCTAATATAATGTTGCTGAAGGTGTAG
- a CDS encoding F390 synthetase-related protein, whose translation MNSLLFLKTFIKARWFAPKTEGALLLRQEKLWQEQIAFMQKESPYFREHGLSEAFLMDKAFMMENFDQLNTVGMTKDKAFALALQEEESRQFTQHEAGLAVGLSSGTSGNRGIFLTQEKERVIWAATILAKVLPQGKLFPHKIAFFLRADNKLYQTVDSPLLSLAYFDMERDLSTHIQRLNDLQPSILVAPASVLLQLAHLQSKNQLSIAPHKVISVAEILEDGDRKVIQSAFKQEVIHQIYQATEGFLGYTCPQGTLHLNEDVLIIGQEWLDDKRFYPIITDLLRKSQPIINYRLNDILQIKEEACPCGSPLMAIEKIEGRSDDLFFGEKRDGSVALIYPDFIRRCFLQSGFEGDYQVRQLSLDQLDLGLSHFDKKEDLEKAFQSLAALQEFKPFTLQFSAYSKPHKQKLRRIIQAMPKEKVNECYEKSID comes from the coding sequence ATGAATAGTCTCTTATTTTTAAAAACTTTTATCAAAGCCCGCTGGTTTGCGCCCAAAACGGAAGGAGCCCTTTTGTTAAGGCAGGAGAAGCTCTGGCAAGAACAAATCGCTTTTATGCAAAAGGAATCTCCTTATTTTAGGGAGCATGGTTTGTCTGAAGCTTTTCTCATGGACAAGGCCTTCATGATGGAAAATTTTGATCAACTGAACACCGTTGGTATGACCAAGGACAAGGCTTTTGCTTTAGCACTGCAAGAAGAAGAGAGTCGTCAATTCACTCAGCACGAGGCTGGTCTTGCTGTCGGGCTTTCCTCTGGCACCTCGGGTAATAGAGGCATCTTTCTGACCCAGGAAAAAGAACGGGTGATTTGGGCCGCAACGATCTTAGCCAAGGTATTGCCCCAAGGAAAACTCTTCCCCCACAAAATCGCCTTTTTCCTTAGAGCCGACAACAAACTCTATCAAACGGTTGATTCGCCTCTGCTTTCTTTGGCCTATTTTGACATGGAAAGAGACTTGAGTACACATATCCAGCGACTCAATGATCTGCAGCCTAGTATCTTGGTTGCACCCGCATCAGTCTTACTGCAACTAGCCCATCTGCAAAGCAAGAATCAACTCAGCATCGCACCGCATAAGGTGATATCGGTGGCAGAAATTCTGGAGGATGGCGACCGCAAGGTTATTCAATCAGCCTTCAAACAAGAGGTCATCCACCAGATTTATCAAGCTACCGAGGGCTTTCTTGGCTATACCTGCCCTCAGGGGACCTTACACCTCAATGAGGACGTCTTGATTATCGGTCAAGAATGGCTGGATGATAAACGCTTTTACCCCATTATTACTGACCTTTTGCGCAAGAGTCAGCCAATAATCAATTACCGGCTCAATGACATCTTGCAAATCAAAGAAGAGGCCTGTCCCTGTGGCAGTCCCCTGATGGCTATTGAGAAAATTGAAGGTCGCTCAGATGACCTCTTCTTCGGAGAAAAAAGGGACGGCAGTGTCGCCCTAATCTATCCTGATTTTATCAGAAGGTGTTTTCTGCAATCAGGCTTCGAAGGGGACTACCAAGTCCGTCAGCTAAGCCTAGACCAGCTGGACCTTGGTCTTTCCCATTTTGACAAAAAAGAAGATTTGGAGAAGGCCTTCCAGTCCCTGGCTGCGCTGCAAGAATTCAAGCCCTTTACGCTTCAATTTTCAGCTTACAGCAAGCCTCATAAGCAAAAATTACGCCGCATCATCCAAGCCATGCCTAAAGAGAAAGTGAACGAATGTTATGAGAAAAGTATCGATTAA